The Hymenobacter chitinivorans DSM 11115 genome window below encodes:
- a CDS encoding translocation/assembly module TamB domain-containing protein yields MAFVLLLVIVAVVALQFPATQDFVARKAEGYLRDKLGTEVRIGKFRTDFRNAISLDNVYLEDQQRDTLLSVGHLGVNLDLWALTKSQINVKSLELNDGTLHIKRTEPDSVSNYDFIVAAFTSGDTATTAPADSTGGFKYNIGDLHLSNIFLTYQDQVDGNDIRTKVGDLAVTMDEVDVDQSIYRINTAALKNTSIGIVQSKVPPDTPSEPLTTTFGLNSAALNNVSLTYRNNVAAQFISTRIGEAQATADNIDLIKSRIDLNTLTLRNTSLAYAQNENVPVEQRVVNPAEAVRDLNESVEKATGSATSWVVTLKKSDISGVDVAFDNFNQPKQRTRVPGMDYNHLKFTDLVLNTENLFYSENRTTGRIVNLAGKEQSGFQVNSATADVVFDSVQTRLDNLDLITPHTRIRQTLAMRYKSLDALADTKQLPNLGIEGDLRNVRLGFRDILYLAPDLAGTAPFTTGANQSVLVSGRVSGRVGDMRIQNLEFVGFRNTVVKASGRIVGLPETDRRLYTDLNIAQFTTSDADIKSLLPKGTIPAEYRLPGRMTVAGTFKGRPTAQVFDANLRATTSFGNATAKVDMGEGPKGQEPINATFSTQGLDVGKFLRDPTIGKVTANGRLTARGLDPAQMRGKLVANVQSARYNGYNYRGITANVDIDRQLYKVDARSSQDPNLNLDLLATVNLRNANNPTYTVDRLNLRGANLTALGFYTGGDLRIQGDLAANISGSDLNSLNGTFSGRRIVIIKDKQPFAFDSLSGRILQRPGRTEVDFASNVLDATLRGNTRLGDLALELQRHIDRYFDLPGVRYTPSSVYRQFTFDANLKNPKIATQLVPGLKQISPFKLTGSYDSRAANLTVNSRIPLIVYDAYRLDSLRLNVSSDPQKLDYALRLRQASQDTSLRLPNPSLSGSIANNKIGTNLRIAESDSVQRLNVAGVLQVFNQGDAYAFSFGPNLVLDNQKWTVAPDNEVRYTTATGAIFARNVRLSQGNQVLALQTLPGAQYPLQATITNFDLNGLAKAGGMPDSMVAGTLNGQAVALSIGQPRQAFTADLTLSNFAYNKALIGDVVLKATNPTPDRYNVDARLTNAAGTDVRAVGYYLATPPSPIQFAVTVNRLDIKTAEAFSAGQLRESVGGITGNLAVSGTVSQPVIRGAITTTPDAGFTVSQLGAPYRVPSQTVNFSEQGLTFDNFTVLDSVGNKAVASGTVFTRNYIDDYRFNLNVTTDKFLAVQSSQRDNALFYGKLVVDSDTRISGNMMLPVIRTRAVVAEGSDLKVAVPNDEAGQVSSEGIVQFVDFSAPIDTALARQIAQDTVKTAAGYDITATVTVNDNTPFTIIIDQASGDNLQVRAAGTLRTAIDPSGTITLNGRLDVTEGKYAMSLYDLASREFDIAPGSTISWTGDPYNAQLNVAAIYNVKAPPAELLSAQGLADETLNAVGRNQLPFQVYLNVTGELLKPIIGFDIKLPESARSELRGPIEARLAQLRQPSETTELNKQVFSLLVLNRFLAQDPFKSSSGSLVANQLRGSASQVLTQQLNNLTGSYLSNLGVELGVNSYADYSSGAEKTRTDLNVAVRRQLLNNRLTVRLGTDVPLGGGNQASTGQNQAGVSSFAGDVSVEYNVLANGRIRLRAFRNNAYGDIDGQFVRTGASLIFQRDYRDLADLFKGIDEVVKEEVKQERRQQRRERKADPDSTQAPVATTRRDSTRVPKATTRR; encoded by the coding sequence GTGGCCTTTGTGCTGCTGCTGGTGATTGTGGCCGTAGTGGCTTTGCAATTTCCCGCGACGCAGGACTTCGTGGCCCGTAAGGCCGAAGGCTACCTGCGCGACAAACTGGGCACGGAAGTGCGCATCGGTAAGTTTCGTACCGACTTCCGCAATGCCATTTCCCTCGACAACGTGTATCTGGAAGACCAGCAGCGCGATACGCTGCTGTCCGTCGGCCATTTGGGCGTGAACCTGGACCTGTGGGCGTTGACCAAGTCCCAGATTAACGTCAAGTCGCTGGAGCTCAACGACGGCACGCTGCACATCAAGCGCACCGAGCCCGACAGCGTGTCGAACTACGACTTTATCGTGGCCGCCTTCACCTCCGGCGACACCGCCACCACGGCTCCGGCCGACTCCACCGGCGGCTTCAAGTACAACATCGGCGACCTGCACCTGTCCAACATCTTCCTGACCTACCAGGACCAGGTCGACGGCAACGACATTCGGACCAAGGTGGGGGATTTGGCCGTGACGATGGACGAGGTGGACGTGGACCAGTCGATTTACCGCATCAACACGGCCGCGCTGAAGAACACCAGCATCGGGATTGTGCAAAGCAAGGTGCCACCGGATACGCCCTCGGAGCCGCTCACGACGACCTTCGGCCTGAACAGCGCCGCGCTGAATAATGTAAGCCTGACCTACCGCAACAACGTGGCGGCCCAGTTTATCAGCACCCGCATCGGCGAAGCCCAGGCCACGGCCGACAACATCGACTTGATTAAGTCGCGCATCGATTTGAACACGCTCACGCTGCGCAATACTTCCCTGGCCTACGCCCAGAACGAGAATGTGCCGGTGGAGCAGCGGGTGGTAAACCCGGCCGAAGCCGTGCGGGACTTGAATGAGTCGGTGGAAAAAGCTACGGGCTCGGCCACCAGCTGGGTTGTGACCCTGAAGAAGTCCGACATCAGCGGGGTGGACGTGGCCTTCGACAACTTCAACCAACCCAAGCAACGGACCCGCGTGCCGGGCATGGACTACAACCACCTCAAGTTCACGGACCTGGTGCTGAACACGGAGAACCTGTTTTACTCCGAAAACCGCACTACCGGCCGCATCGTGAACCTGGCCGGCAAGGAGCAGAGCGGCTTCCAGGTAAACAGCGCCACGGCCGACGTCGTCTTCGACTCGGTGCAGACCCGCCTCGACAACCTGGACCTGATTACGCCCCACACCCGCATCCGCCAGACGCTGGCCATGCGCTACAAGAGCCTCGACGCCCTGGCCGACACCAAGCAGCTGCCCAACCTGGGCATTGAGGGCGACCTGCGCAACGTGCGCCTCGGCTTCCGCGACATCCTCTACCTGGCCCCGGATTTGGCCGGCACGGCTCCTTTTACTACGGGGGCTAATCAGTCGGTGCTGGTGAGCGGGCGGGTGAGTGGGCGCGTGGGCGACATGCGGATTCAGAACCTGGAATTCGTCGGCTTCCGCAACACGGTGGTGAAGGCCAGCGGCCGGATTGTGGGCCTGCCCGAAACCGACCGGCGCCTCTACACCGATTTGAACATTGCCCAGTTCACGACTTCCGACGCCGACATCAAGAGCCTGCTGCCCAAGGGCACGATTCCGGCCGAGTACCGCCTGCCCGGCCGCATGACGGTGGCCGGCACGTTTAAAGGGCGACCCACGGCCCAGGTGTTCGATGCCAACCTGCGGGCTACTACCAGCTTCGGCAATGCCACGGCCAAGGTCGACATGGGCGAAGGGCCCAAGGGTCAGGAGCCCATCAACGCCACCTTCAGCACCCAGGGCCTCGACGTGGGCAAGTTCCTGCGCGACCCGACCATCGGCAAGGTTACGGCCAACGGCCGCCTTACCGCCCGGGGCCTCGACCCGGCCCAGATGCGGGGCAAGCTGGTAGCCAACGTGCAGAGTGCCCGCTACAACGGCTACAACTACCGCGGCATTACGGCCAACGTGGATATTGACCGGCAGCTTTACAAAGTGGATGCCCGCAGCAGCCAGGACCCCAACCTGAACCTGGACCTGCTGGCGACGGTGAACCTGCGCAACGCCAACAACCCGACCTACACTGTCGACCGGCTTAACCTGCGCGGGGCCAACCTGACGGCCCTGGGCTTCTATACCGGCGGCGACCTGCGCATTCAGGGGGATTTGGCGGCCAACATCAGCGGCTCGGACCTCAACTCGCTCAACGGGACCTTCTCGGGCCGGCGCATTGTGATTATAAAGGACAAGCAGCCTTTTGCCTTCGACTCGCTCAGCGGCCGGATTTTGCAGCGCCCGGGCCGTACCGAGGTGGACTTTGCTTCCAACGTACTCGACGCGACGCTGCGCGGCAATACCCGCCTCGGCGACCTGGCCCTGGAGCTGCAGCGCCACATCGACCGGTACTTTGATTTGCCCGGGGTGCGTTACACGCCCTCCTCGGTCTACCGGCAGTTTACCTTCGACGCCAACCTGAAGAACCCGAAAATTGCCACTCAGCTCGTACCGGGCCTCAAGCAGATTTCGCCCTTTAAGCTGACCGGCAGCTACGACAGCCGGGCCGCCAACCTGACCGTGAACAGCCGGATTCCGCTCATCGTCTACGACGCCTACCGCCTGGACTCGCTGCGGCTCAACGTGTCGTCGGACCCGCAGAAGCTGGACTACGCCCTGCGGCTGCGGCAGGCCAGCCAGGATACTTCCCTGCGCCTGCCCAACCCCAGCCTGAGTGGCAGCATTGCCAACAATAAGATTGGCACCAACCTGCGCATCGCCGAGTCCGACAGCGTGCAGCGGCTGAACGTGGCTGGCGTGCTGCAGGTGTTCAACCAGGGTGATGCCTACGCCTTCAGCTTCGGGCCCAACCTGGTGCTGGATAACCAAAAGTGGACCGTGGCGCCCGACAACGAGGTGCGCTACACCACGGCTACCGGCGCCATCTTTGCCCGCAACGTGCGCCTGAGCCAGGGCAACCAGGTGCTGGCTTTGCAAACCCTGCCCGGCGCCCAATACCCGTTGCAGGCCACCATTACCAACTTCGACCTGAACGGTCTGGCCAAAGCCGGCGGCATGCCCGACTCCATGGTGGCCGGCACCCTCAACGGGCAGGCCGTAGCCCTGAGCATCGGCCAGCCCCGGCAGGCCTTTACCGCCGATTTGACCCTGTCCAACTTTGCCTACAACAAGGCCCTGATTGGGGACGTGGTGCTCAAAGCCACCAACCCCACGCCGGACCGCTACAACGTGGACGCCCGCCTGACCAACGCCGCAGGCACCGACGTGCGGGCCGTGGGCTACTACCTGGCCACCCCGCCCAGCCCGATTCAGTTTGCCGTGACCGTCAACCGCCTCGACATCAAAACCGCCGAAGCCTTTTCGGCCGGACAGCTGCGCGAGTCGGTGGGTGGTATTACCGGCAACCTGGCCGTGAGCGGCACGGTGAGTCAGCCCGTTATCCGCGGGGCCATTACTACGACGCCCGACGCGGGCTTTACCGTGAGCCAGCTGGGGGCGCCCTACCGCGTGCCGAGCCAAACGGTGAACTTCAGTGAGCAGGGCCTGACCTTCGACAACTTCACGGTGCTCGACTCGGTGGGCAACAAGGCCGTGGCTTCGGGCACGGTGTTTACCCGCAACTACATCGATGACTACCGCTTCAACCTGAACGTGACGACCGACAAGTTCCTGGCCGTGCAAAGCTCCCAGCGCGACAATGCGCTGTTCTACGGCAAGCTGGTGGTGGATTCCGACACGCGGATTTCGGGCAACATGATGCTGCCCGTCATCCGGACCCGGGCCGTGGTGGCTGAGGGATCCGACCTAAAAGTGGCCGTGCCCAACGACGAAGCCGGGCAGGTATCGAGTGAGGGCATCGTGCAGTTCGTGGATTTCAGTGCGCCCATCGACACGGCCCTGGCCCGGCAGATAGCCCAGGACACGGTGAAAACCGCCGCCGGCTACGACATTACGGCCACCGTGACGGTGAACGACAACACGCCCTTCACCATCATCATCGACCAGGCCTCGGGCGACAACCTGCAGGTGCGGGCCGCCGGCACCCTGCGTACCGCCATTGACCCCAGCGGCACCATCACCCTCAATGGCCGCCTCGACGTGACCGAGGGCAAGTACGCCATGTCGCTCTACGACTTGGCTTCCCGCGAATTCGACATTGCTCCGGGCAGCACCATTTCCTGGACCGGCGACCCCTATAATGCCCAGCTCAACGTGGCGGCCATCTACAACGTGAAGGCCCCACCGGCCGAGCTGCTCTCGGCTCAGGGCTTGGCCGACGAAACCCTGAATGCGGTAGGCCGCAACCAGCTGCCTTTCCAGGTGTACCTCAACGTAACCGGGGAGCTGCTCAAGCCCATCATCGGCTTCGATATCAAGCTACCGGAAAGTGCCCGCAGTGAGTTGCGCGGCCCCATCGAGGCCCGCCTGGCCCAGCTGCGCCAACCCAGCGAAACCACCGAGCTCAACAAGCAGGTATTTTCCTTGCTCGTGCTGAACCGCTTCCTGGCCCAGGACCCCTTCAAGTCGAGCAGCGGCAGCCTGGTAGCCAACCAGCTGCGGGGCTCGGCCAGCCAGGTACTCACCCAGCAGCTCAACAACCTGACCGGCAGCTACCTGTCGAATCTGGGCGTGGAGCTGGGCGTGAACTCCTACGCCGACTACTCCTCGGGGGCCGAGAAAACCCGCACCGACCTGAACGTGGCCGTGCGCCGGCAGCTGCTCAACAACCGGCTCACGGTGCGCCTCGGTACCGACGTGCCCCTGGGCGGCGGCAACCAGGCCTCGACCGGCCAGAACCAGGCCGGCGTCAGCAGCTTTGCCGGCGACGTGAGCGTGGAATACAACGTGCTGGCCAACGGCCGGATTCGCCTGCGGGCCTTCCGCAACAATGCCTACGGCGACATCGACGGGCAATTCGTGCGCACCGGCGCCTCGCTCATCTTCCAGCGCGACTACCGCGACCTGGCCGACCTGTTTAAGGGCATCGACGAGGTGGTGAAGGAAGAAGTGAAGCAGGAGCGGCGGCAGCAGCGCCGGGAGCGGAAAGCCGACCCCGACTCGACCCAGGCCCCTGTGGCCACCACCCGCCGCGACTCCACGAGGGTGCCCAAAGCCACCACCCGCCGCTAA
- a CDS encoding FdhF/YdeP family oxidoreductase has protein sequence MEKSPAEDPGQAGKTEEQGAKANAPKSGERPSQGAAPAPDHYRPDPQAQRDESVIPAPDVANAKYKQPILAQPPDALTGLHLEEQAKVAAGVTAVVKSMQFSWTEGGMARGTKGLLHMNQLDGFDCSSCAWPDPDHHRSVAEFCENGAKATASDADDKAAGPEFFAKYSLAELSKMTDRDQNNAGRLTHPLVKRPGDNHYSPIEWPAAFQLIADNLNSLASPNEAVFYTSGKVPNEPAFLFQLFAKLLGTNNLPDCSNMCHESSGAALSPTLGLGKGSVTLNDIHEAEVILIIGQNPGTNHPRMLTALQKAKRNGAKIISINPLREAGLNHFKNPQDFMNPLKALGALLGDGTQITDLFLQVRVDGDMGVLRGIMKHLFEAEDRNPGQVVDRPFIDKYTTGFDSFEQNIRNTTWEDIEEVSGISRAQLLEAANIIATKQKIITCWAMGVTQQRQGVQTIQEIVNLHLLKGAIGKAGAGTCPVRGHSNVQGDRTMGVWEQPTKEFQDKLGQEFNFQPPYEHGYDTVEAIKAMYKGKTKVFFSLGGNLLSAGPDTEVIAEGMRQQKLTVFVGTKLNRGHLTTGETSLLLPCFTHLDVDMQKSGHQMTSCENSMGVVSQNKGVLVPLEGQMMSEVAILCGVAIATLGTKIDIADWVAMTENYDVIRDHISRVIPGFENFNEKLRRPGGFYLPNGPRERKFTTKNGKANFSTTDFEKYPLEPDQLVLMTIRSHDQFNTTIYEYNDRYRGVYGERRVLFMNVQDMATRGIKAKDLIDITSHFKGEKRTVEKFVAVPYDIPKGNVAAYFPEANPLVPVGSVAKVSNTPTSKYVVVTVVPTLALDSTKEYLEARVAATQEA, from the coding sequence ATGGAAAAGTCCCCCGCTGAAGACCCCGGCCAGGCTGGCAAAACCGAAGAGCAAGGCGCTAAGGCCAATGCCCCCAAAAGCGGGGAACGGCCCAGCCAGGGCGCAGCTCCCGCCCCCGACCACTACCGCCCCGACCCCCAAGCCCAACGAGACGAAAGCGTGATACCCGCCCCCGACGTAGCCAATGCCAAGTACAAGCAGCCCATCCTGGCCCAGCCGCCGGATGCCCTGACCGGCCTCCACCTCGAAGAGCAGGCCAAGGTCGCGGCCGGGGTAACGGCCGTGGTCAAGTCCATGCAGTTTAGCTGGACCGAGGGCGGCATGGCCCGCGGCACCAAGGGCCTGCTGCACATGAACCAGCTCGACGGCTTCGACTGCTCCTCCTGCGCCTGGCCCGACCCCGACCACCACCGCTCGGTGGCCGAGTTCTGCGAAAACGGCGCCAAGGCCACCGCTTCCGACGCCGACGATAAAGCCGCCGGCCCCGAGTTCTTTGCCAAGTACAGCCTGGCCGAACTCTCGAAGATGACGGACCGGGACCAGAACAACGCCGGCCGCCTGACCCACCCGCTGGTGAAGCGCCCCGGCGACAACCACTACTCCCCCATCGAGTGGCCCGCCGCTTTCCAGCTTATTGCCGATAACCTCAACTCCCTAGCTTCGCCGAACGAGGCCGTGTTCTACACCTCGGGTAAGGTGCCGAATGAGCCGGCGTTTCTGTTTCAGCTCTTTGCCAAGCTGCTCGGCACCAACAACCTACCCGACTGCTCCAACATGTGCCACGAAAGCAGCGGGGCGGCATTGAGCCCCACGCTGGGGCTGGGCAAAGGCTCGGTCACGCTCAACGATATTCACGAGGCCGAAGTCATTCTCATTATTGGCCAGAACCCGGGCACCAACCACCCGCGCATGCTCACGGCCCTGCAAAAGGCCAAGCGCAACGGAGCCAAGATTATCAGCATTAATCCCCTGCGGGAGGCCGGGCTTAACCACTTCAAGAACCCCCAGGACTTCATGAACCCCCTGAAGGCCCTGGGCGCCTTGCTCGGCGACGGGACCCAGATTACCGACCTGTTCCTGCAAGTGCGCGTGGACGGCGACATGGGCGTGCTGCGCGGCATCATGAAGCACCTCTTCGAGGCCGAGGACCGCAACCCCGGCCAGGTCGTGGACCGGCCCTTTATCGACAAGTACACCACCGGCTTCGACTCGTTTGAGCAGAACATCCGCAACACCACTTGGGAGGATATCGAGGAAGTAAGCGGCATTTCCCGGGCCCAGCTGCTGGAAGCGGCTAACATTATTGCCACCAAGCAGAAGATTATTACCTGCTGGGCGATGGGCGTTACCCAGCAGCGCCAGGGCGTGCAAACCATCCAGGAAATCGTGAACCTGCACCTGCTCAAGGGCGCCATCGGCAAGGCCGGGGCCGGTACCTGCCCGGTGCGGGGCCACTCCAACGTGCAGGGCGACCGGACGATGGGCGTCTGGGAGCAGCCCACCAAGGAGTTCCAGGACAAGCTGGGCCAGGAGTTCAACTTCCAGCCGCCCTACGAGCACGGCTACGACACGGTGGAGGCCATCAAGGCCATGTACAAGGGCAAAACCAAGGTCTTCTTCAGCCTCGGCGGCAACCTACTTTCCGCCGGCCCCGACACCGAAGTCATTGCCGAGGGCATGCGCCAGCAGAAGCTCACGGTATTCGTGGGCACCAAGCTCAACCGCGGCCACCTCACGACCGGCGAAACCAGCCTGCTGCTGCCCTGCTTCACCCACCTCGACGTGGACATGCAGAAGTCGGGCCACCAGATGACGAGCTGCGAAAATTCGATGGGCGTCGTGAGTCAGAACAAGGGCGTGCTCGTGCCCCTGGAAGGCCAGATGATGAGCGAGGTGGCCATCCTCTGCGGCGTGGCCATTGCCACGCTGGGCACCAAAATCGACATTGCCGACTGGGTGGCCATGACCGAGAACTACGACGTCATCCGGGACCATATCAGCCGCGTGATTCCCGGCTTCGAGAACTTCAACGAGAAGCTGCGCCGCCCCGGGGGGTTCTATCTGCCCAACGGCCCGCGCGAACGGAAATTCACCACCAAGAACGGCAAGGCCAACTTCTCGACCACCGACTTCGAGAAGTACCCCCTGGAGCCCGACCAGCTGGTACTGATGACCATCCGCAGCCACGACCAGTTCAACACCACCATTTACGAGTACAACGACCGGTACCGGGGCGTGTACGGCGAGCGGCGGGTGCTGTTTATGAACGTGCAGGACATGGCCACCCGCGGCATCAAGGCCAAGGACCTGATTGACATTACCAGCCACTTCAAGGGCGAAAAGCGCACCGTGGAGAAGTTCGTGGCCGTGCCCTACGATATTCCCAAAGGCAACGTGGCCGCCTACTTCCCCGAAGCCAACCCCCTGGTGCCGGTGGGCTCGGTAGCCAAAGTCAGCAACACGCCCACTTCCAAGTACGTGGTAGTAACCGTGGTGCCCACCCTGGCCCTCGACAGCACCAAAGAATACCTCGAAGCCCGCGTAGCCGCCACCCAGGAGGCGTAA
- the tamL gene encoding translocation and assembly module lipoprotein TamL, producing the protein MLAVAGLLLASGCSGTKFLPEGAKLYTGSTVKIKSEAKVPNEAALQTELESVIAPKPNASILGLRPKLYFWHMGEGKTKGLGHWLANKYGEKPVLLSEVDTNRVKSLMVNRLNNNGYFKPSVGSKVQVKDRTASVDYTATVGKPYTIKEIHFPERDTLIDRAIRATESASLLKVGDPYNLQTFINERARIDGVLKNQGYYYFTPDYLLFQVDSTIGNQVNVFLKVKASTPPRAAKPYILNNITLNTSYNLSDTTQSDRPIMYQGYRYVPDEKVFKAKAITNAVFLYPDSLYRRRRSDQTLSRLMSLGTFKFVDMRFRPARAKADSAGYGFLNSFVRMTQVPKQSLRAEVLLVSKSNGFTGPGFQVQYRNRSALRGAEQLLVNLTGTFENQTQAETNTIGITSYELGIDAQLLVPRLITPPFNIRLVNSDFQPRTSFGAGYRYVQRVGAFQEDVFNLNYGYTWKTKLTNEQELRPVDVQYIRLGSVSEQFQKLLDSNSFLENSFRQQFILGSSYRYTYNQQALEQRRNQVYFSGGLEVSGNLAYLLSNLTGQTKTVNPKDQTKAYTLAGQEFSQYTKVDLEFRNYFRTTANPTSGNKIATRVLIGAGIPYLNSTVMPYLKQYGIGGPNSVRAFRARGVGPGTYRPATAEKSNTSFYDQVGDIRLEANAEYRQDLFPYVKGALFVDAGNIWLVNEDPTRLGGKFNPGTFLNELAVGAGAGIRIDVQFFVIRFDVAMPVRLPSGEKPGTTPTYNIAIGYPF; encoded by the coding sequence GTGCTGGCCGTGGCCGGCCTGCTGCTGGCCAGCGGCTGCTCGGGCACGAAATTCCTACCCGAAGGCGCCAAGCTCTACACCGGCAGCACGGTCAAAATCAAGTCGGAGGCCAAGGTGCCCAATGAGGCGGCCCTGCAAACCGAGCTGGAAAGCGTTATTGCCCCCAAGCCCAACGCCTCCATCCTGGGGCTGCGGCCCAAGCTCTACTTCTGGCACATGGGTGAGGGCAAAACCAAGGGCCTGGGTCACTGGCTGGCCAATAAGTACGGCGAAAAGCCCGTGCTGCTGAGCGAAGTCGACACCAACCGGGTGAAAAGCCTGATGGTCAACCGGCTCAATAACAACGGCTACTTCAAGCCCAGCGTAGGCAGCAAAGTGCAGGTCAAGGACCGCACCGCCAGCGTGGACTACACCGCCACGGTGGGCAAGCCCTACACCATCAAGGAAATTCATTTCCCCGAGCGCGACACGCTGATTGACCGGGCCATCCGGGCCACCGAGTCGGCCTCCCTGCTGAAGGTGGGTGACCCCTACAACCTGCAAACCTTCATCAACGAGCGGGCCCGCATCGACGGGGTGCTCAAAAACCAGGGCTACTACTATTTTACCCCCGACTACCTCCTGTTTCAGGTCGACAGTACCATCGGCAACCAGGTGAATGTGTTCCTGAAGGTGAAGGCCAGCACCCCGCCCCGGGCGGCCAAGCCCTACATCCTCAACAACATCACTCTCAATACTAGCTACAACCTCTCGGATACCACCCAGAGCGACCGGCCCATCATGTACCAGGGCTACCGCTACGTGCCCGACGAGAAGGTGTTCAAGGCCAAGGCCATTACCAACGCCGTATTCCTGTACCCCGACAGCCTCTACCGCCGCCGCCGCTCCGACCAGACGCTGAGCCGCCTGATGAGCCTGGGCACGTTCAAGTTCGTGGATATGCGCTTCCGGCCCGCCCGGGCCAAGGCCGACTCGGCCGGCTACGGCTTCCTGAACTCCTTCGTGCGCATGACCCAGGTGCCCAAGCAGTCGTTGCGGGCCGAGGTGCTGCTGGTCAGCAAATCGAACGGCTTTACCGGGCCGGGCTTCCAGGTGCAGTACCGCAACCGCTCGGCCCTGCGCGGCGCCGAGCAGCTGCTGGTCAACCTCACGGGCACCTTCGAAAACCAGACCCAGGCCGAAACCAACACCATCGGCATTACTTCCTACGAGCTCGGCATTGATGCCCAGCTGCTGGTGCCCCGCCTGATTACGCCGCCCTTCAACATCCGGCTGGTCAATTCCGACTTTCAGCCCCGCACCAGCTTCGGAGCCGGCTACCGCTACGTGCAGCGAGTGGGTGCCTTTCAGGAAGACGTATTCAACCTGAACTACGGCTACACCTGGAAAACCAAGCTGACCAATGAGCAGGAGCTACGGCCCGTCGACGTGCAGTACATCCGGTTGGGCTCGGTGTCCGAGCAGTTTCAAAAGCTGCTCGATTCAAACTCCTTTCTCGAAAACAGCTTCCGTCAGCAGTTTATTCTGGGCAGCAGCTACCGCTATACTTACAATCAGCAGGCCCTGGAGCAGCGCCGCAATCAGGTGTACTTCAGCGGCGGGCTGGAAGTGTCGGGCAACCTGGCTTACCTGCTCAGCAACCTGACGGGCCAAACCAAAACCGTTAACCCCAAAGACCAGACCAAGGCGTACACCCTGGCCGGCCAGGAATTTTCGCAGTACACCAAGGTGGACCTGGAGTTTCGCAACTACTTCCGCACTACTGCCAACCCGACCAGCGGCAACAAAATAGCTACCCGCGTGCTGATTGGGGCGGGCATTCCGTACCTGAACTCCACCGTAATGCCCTATCTGAAGCAGTACGGCATCGGGGGGCCCAACAGCGTGCGGGCCTTCCGGGCCCGGGGCGTCGGGCCGGGCACCTACCGGCCCGCCACGGCCGAGAAAAGCAACACTTCCTTCTACGACCAGGTGGGCGACATCCGCCTGGAGGCCAATGCCGAATACCGCCAGGATTTGTTTCCCTACGTGAAAGGCGCCCTGTTCGTGGATGCGGGCAACATCTGGCTCGTCAACGAGGACCCGACCCGGCTGGGCGGCAAGTTTAACCCCGGGACCTTCCTCAACGAGCTGGCCGTGGGCGCCGGCGCCGGTATCCGCATCGACGTGCAGTTCTTCGTCATCCGCTTCGACGTGGCCATGCCCGTGCGCCTGCCCAGCGGCGAAAAGCCCGGCACCACGCCCACCTACAACATTGCCATCGGCTACCCGTTTTGA